The following coding sequences lie in one SAR202 cluster bacterium genomic window:
- a CDS encoding xanthine dehydrogenase family protein subunit M: MKPFEYYAPKSLDEAVSIFDNAKEVGDTRGLIGGSDLIDQVRNGRREPNTVVNLKGIPETNRIEWIEGDGLHLGSAVSCSTTAAFPKIKERYYGLYQACGLVGSVQIQNRASVAGNVCNSTPSADTVPSLLSYNAKALLVSSKGERIVELNNFFTGPGRNIMEANEFLVEIILPDLGENTYSRYQRFIPRNEMDIAVVGVGSFVKLDDQNKCISSGISLASVGPTPIKAKEAEKFLINKDFTKENIEEASKLAPNSANPISDVRGTSEYRKKLIKVLTSRTLSECLEDSL; the protein is encoded by the coding sequence ATGAAGCCTTTTGAATATTACGCACCCAAATCTTTAGATGAAGCTGTATCAATTTTTGATAATGCTAAAGAAGTTGGGGATACTAGAGGGCTAATTGGGGGAAGTGATCTTATTGATCAGGTAAGAAATGGGAGAAGAGAACCTAATACAGTTGTGAATCTCAAAGGAATCCCTGAAACCAATCGAATTGAATGGATTGAAGGAGATGGTCTACATTTAGGTTCAGCTGTCTCTTGTTCTACAACTGCAGCTTTCCCAAAAATTAAAGAACGATACTATGGCCTATATCAAGCTTGTGGACTTGTTGGATCTGTTCAAATACAAAATAGGGCTAGTGTAGCGGGAAATGTTTGCAACTCAACCCCTTCTGCAGATACTGTACCAAGTTTACTAAGTTACAATGCTAAGGCTCTTCTAGTGAGTAGTAAGGGAGAAAGAATTGTTGAATTGAACAATTTTTTTACGGGTCCTGGTCGTAATATTATGGAAGCAAACGAATTTCTTGTAGAAATAATTTTACCAGACTTAGGTGAAAACACTTATAGTAGATATCAAAGATTCATTCCTAGAAATGAAATGGATATCGCAGTAGTTGGTGTTGGAAGTTTTGTAAAATTAGATGACCAAAACAAATGTATATCATCCGGTATATCACTTGCTTCAGTTGGCCCTACTCCTATTAAGGCCAAGGAGGCTGAAAAATTCTTAATAAATAAAGACTTTACAAAAGAAAATATAGAAGAAGCTTCAAAATTAGCTCCAAATTCTGCTAACCCTATTTCTGACGTTCGTGGAACATCAGAATATAGAAAAAAACTAATCAAAGTATTAACTAGCAGAACTCTTAGCGAATGCCTTGAAGATTCTCTATAA
- a CDS encoding (2Fe-2S)-binding protein, whose amino-acid sequence MSKIPVRFQVNNETKEILVDPWETLLEALRDNIGLTGTKEGCSNGNCGACTVQLEGKAIVSCCTLAVEVEGQNVTTVEGLASKEGLDPLQEAFMEYGSLQCGFCTPGFLMSARALLNENPKPTEEEIRLAIAGNLCRCTGYDKIVKAIQAVAYYKK is encoded by the coding sequence GTGTCTAAAATTCCAGTTAGATTTCAAGTTAATAATGAAACTAAAGAAATATTAGTTGATCCATGGGAAACCTTGTTAGAAGCTTTGAGAGACAATATTGGCTTAACAGGTACTAAAGAAGGTTGTAGTAATGGTAACTGTGGTGCATGCACAGTCCAATTAGAAGGGAAGGCGATTGTTTCTTGTTGTACTCTCGCTGTAGAAGTTGAAGGCCAGAATGTTACAACAGTTGAAGGGCTTGCTTCAAAAGAAGGTCTTGATCCATTACAAGAAGCTTTTATGGAATATGGAAGTTTACAATGTGGCTTTTGCACACCTGGGTTTCTCATGTCGGCAAGAGCGTTACTTAATGAAAATCCAAAACCTACCGAAGAAGAAATAAGACTAGCAATTGCGGGAAATTTATGTAGATGTACAGGATATGATAAAATAGTCAAAGCAATCCAAGCTGTCGCATATTACAAAAAATAG
- a CDS encoding aspartate carbamoyltransferase catalytic subunit, whose translation MKNLKSIESLAEFDYKLSDSIKNLLDIDQLELNDLDTIFSLTKIIDSFLIKNDKKSSLLKGKTIVTLFYESSTRTRVSFEEAGKLLGADVINMSGNGTSIDKGESLLNTSLTLQSAHTDLIVVRHPHSGAPYFMAKNLSKTKIINAGDGWHAHPTQSLIDLYAVKQSFQDLKGLKLVIVGDILHSRVARSDIIGFHKLGVNVSLCAPKSLLPTTLLDKTAMDESDPYKNVKVEYNLEKALDSADIVMPLRIQQERLGEVSGFPSLREYSSRFQINDKTLKFAKPNAIVMHPGPMNEGVEISSEIAHSDRSQIENQVRYGVAIRMSLLYLMLTGGHSNE comes from the coding sequence ATGAAAAACCTTAAAAGTATAGAATCCCTCGCGGAATTTGATTATAAATTATCCGATTCTATAAAAAACTTATTAGATATAGACCAACTGGAATTAAATGATTTGGACACAATATTTTCCTTGACGAAAATCATTGATTCCTTTCTTATTAAAAACGACAAGAAATCCTCATTACTCAAGGGTAAAACCATTGTCACTTTGTTTTACGAATCCAGTACTAGGACAAGAGTATCATTTGAAGAAGCAGGCAAACTATTAGGGGCAGATGTCATTAACATGTCTGGTAACGGTACAAGTATAGATAAAGGAGAATCCCTTCTAAATACATCTCTTACATTACAGTCTGCACATACTGACTTGATAGTTGTTCGCCACCCTCATTCTGGTGCTCCATATTTTATGGCAAAAAATTTATCCAAAACAAAAATAATTAATGCAGGTGATGGCTGGCATGCTCATCCAACACAATCGCTTATAGATCTCTATGCTGTAAAACAATCCTTTCAAGATCTCAAGGGTTTGAAGCTTGTTATAGTGGGCGATATTTTACACAGTAGAGTAGCAAGATCGGATATTATAGGTTTCCATAAATTAGGAGTGAATGTATCTCTTTGTGCTCCAAAAAGTTTATTACCTACGACTCTTTTGGATAAAACTGCTATGGATGAGTCTGATCCCTATAAAAATGTCAAAGTTGAATATAATTTAGAAAAGGCTTTAGATAGTGCCGATATTGTTATGCCGTTGCGAATTCAACAAGAGCGGCTAGGAGAAGTCTCAGGTTTTCCTTCATTAAGAGAATATTCATCTCGTTTTCAAATTAACGATAAAACTTTAAAATTTGCAAAACCTAATGCGATCGTTATGCATCCAGGCCCAATGAATGAAGGCGTGGAAATAAGCTCTGAAATTGCTCATA
- a CDS encoding ABC transporter ATP-binding protein: MNPIIDIKSLSKSYVDESSNENTLILDNIDFQINDGEFVSLIGPSGCGKSTLLNIISGLNNPDNGEIIISGIESKDRLGKLSYMQQKDLLLPWKTILDNSILGLELQNENKTISETKAIKLLDTFGLSGYENYYPDQISGGMRQRASFLRTILTNNKILLLDEPFSALDSITRSQMQKWLLQLWEQFNKTILLVTHDIDEAIFLSDRIYVMQNNNLNSIQIINVDLPRPRPQEIVLDNSFITIKKEILPLIQN; encoded by the coding sequence ATGAATCCAATTATAGATATTAAAAGTTTAAGTAAAAGTTATGTTGATGAATCTTCTAATGAAAATACATTGATATTAGATAATATTGATTTTCAAATAAATGATGGAGAGTTCGTTAGCCTAATTGGCCCCAGTGGATGTGGGAAAAGTACACTTCTTAACATAATTTCTGGTCTAAATAACCCAGATAATGGTGAAATAATTATTAGTGGAATTGAATCAAAAGATCGACTTGGCAAATTAAGTTATATGCAACAAAAAGATTTACTTTTGCCTTGGAAAACTATCCTTGATAATTCGATACTAGGATTAGAATTACAAAATGAAAATAAAACTATTTCAGAAACAAAAGCAATTAAGTTGCTCGATACTTTTGGTTTAAGTGGTTATGAAAACTATTATCCTGATCAAATTTCTGGAGGAATGAGACAAAGAGCTTCATTTCTAAGGACAATATTAACTAATAATAAAATTTTGCTGTTAGATGAGCCATTTAGTGCTCTTGATTCTATAACTAGATCACAAATGCAAAAATGGTTACTTCAACTATGGGAACAATTTAACAAAACGATACTTTTAGTTACACACGATATTGATGAAGCTATCTTTTTATCAGACAGAATTTATGTCATGCAAAATAACAACTTGAATTCAATACAAATTATAAATGTTGATCTACCCCGACCTCGCCCACAGGAAATAGTATTAGATAATTCATTTATAACAATTAAAAAAGAAATTTTACCCTTGATACAAAATTAA